The window TGCGGGAAGAGTGGACGATTTGTAAAATAGATTGGATTTgaattagtatttatttggGGAGAATAATTGGAGTtataagatatgatttttttgagAGTGGTTGCTTAAATTGAGGACATGTTCAATTCTTGAATAGCAATTAGGTCCTTGAGCTAATAGTTTTGCATTGAGTTCTCAATTGATTTTGTCTAAACGCagtaataatttatgtatatgtaCTTCTCTCTCTTGTTTAAATCctaacatttttctttcagCACGAGATATTATGCAGTATTGTATAAAGTGAAAACAATAGAGTAAAGAGTgttgttttcatatttagaaaaGTATAAAGTCAAGTAAATTGTCGCAAAAGGAAATATGCACCACTGAGTGGTAGGGGAACATTAAATAAGGTTCTTTTAGCATAATAgatttcaacatttttttccACCCTCGTCGTCTATATAGgtgtataaataaaagttaaatgttttaagaagaaaaaaccGGTAGAGGTTAGGTCTCACCTACATTCGACAAGGTCTAACTCACACATATAACTAGTCAGAGCACACACGAGTGTGGCTCGTCGTATAATAAATAGGAGAACCTATATTTCATatcgaaaataaattattttgtactcCATTCGTTTTCTTCAaagtgaaacatttttttccgtataaattttgatgcaggattgttttgtttattctgaacaaagaataaagtggatagagtgttatttttatttcttagaGGTGTACTacaaaaatgagatattttaaatggGACGGATGGGTATTGTATAacctattatcatttatcaatCTCTATGTAACAACTATAGGAATGactttatatatctatttcaCTATCAATATATGTGACAAAATTGtactatagtatttattgatgACATAGAATATGATCaacattataaaatgttatAGGGAAACCAAACCTAATCAAAATCAAGTTGCATAACAAGAAGGATGataaaaaatccaacaaaGAAAGATTCGTTGATAGGCTAATTTTGTTACACcattattttctctaattaaaatataccatATGACGTTGGGCTTTTGGTCCTTTTATATTACACAATAGTTGTCTTTGGACCCACAAATGTGTGTACTACCCCAATTTGTTTGCTTCACCAAGGACGGCAAACGGAttatgttgtttattttattagtgaaaTGAACTTATTCCCAATAATCAGATGGATAATCTTGAGCAAAAAAGTTTTAGTCCCCTActataaaatgacaaatttccAAGAATATCTAATTATGATCAGACAACAAGGGATCTCAATTCAGCTCAAACCCAATGGGCCGGCCCAAATAAGGAATCGGGCTACCCATTTGGGCCGGCTATTATTAGTCTATGGTGGCATTCGGTACGATAGACAAGATAATACTGAtatacaaacaaaacaaaacaaaacaaaacaaaacaagaaaacagaCGCGAATCTCTCCTTTACGCTGCATATGGCGAATCTTCGTATTTTCCTTGCCACCTGAAAATCGAGTTATAGACGCGATGAGTTGAAGTTGAAGCCGCGACTCAAGCCATAAGGTTTTCGTTACCTGAACTCATCTCCTGTTGGAATATTGAGCTCCAAATCCTCTTCGAACGGCTGGAACACCTGCTCGATCTTCTCTGCCTCAACGGCATCAAGGGTCGGTGGGTCCCACTGCAGGCACATTTTcataagaaaaaagaggaaggACTGAGTTTGGTGTGGAATGGacacgagagagagagagacttgCCTTGGGTGCATTGTCCTTGTCAATGGTAACAGCTCTAATACCCTTTACAAGAAATGGTGCAAAATGCCATTTAGCAATGAGTAGACGACCGAGAAATCATCGAGAAATCGAAAGAATCTCACAAGTACCTCGTAAACATCACCGGATATCACAGTTCGAAGAATGTTCATCGTGACCCTGAACTCTTTCTTCATGCTCTCGGCCAGTGTTTGCTTCCTCCCTTCGCGAATCTGAGCACAATCAAAACCACTGTCACGAATACGAGCAGAAGACAACATAGCAACATTTCCGACTCTAGTGTTTGGAGAAACATTACCGACTGTAGTGTTATCTTTAATGCGGTTGGTGATGATCTCTTGAGGCCTTTAAGGAACGGCGCAATCCAGCCATTCCCTTCTTTGCTCGCCTCAGCTTCCTGGGAAACGGGGAGTATCGTTAAGTAATCTACACGATACAAATACAACATTCTTGAAATCACTCACAAATGATATTAAGATCTCCTCCACAGAATCCTTGGCAAAGCACTCGTCGATGATTGCTTTCCTGCGATAAATCCACAAGTATAAAGCCTCGGATATTTCAACATGACCAGTTCACTTTCGATACGAAGGCGAAGAGTGTAAGACATTACTTGTTCAGGATACTTTGTTCGTCAATCTCAACACTCGTGGAGAACTCCTCGATTGCAGATTTGACAGCATGCTCGTCACCACTGTTTAGACTCATCAAACGACTCTGTAGCTCCGGGAGTTTCTAAGAACAGAAAGTTTCTTAACAGAGTCAGCCAGTTGATGCTGTGAAAATCAGAAAAGATCTAAATTCTAAAGAGTTGAGATCGTCTTTCAAGTTTCAAATTCAACGTGAGAATCAAGAGATTCCCCGAGCTTACATTCACATcatgcaaataaaaaataaacgtGCAAAGATCGATTTTCAGCACGGGAGATGAGGAGATGATTGGTGCAAAAATAGTCCTATTTAACTTATCTAACCTCGGAGGGGACTAAATGAGTAGCAAGCCCTGCTGAAACCAATTCTGCGCCGTTCAGCCGAGCCCCGGTCAAGCCCAAAAACTCCCCTAAGCAATTCCAAATTAGTCACACTTTGAAAAAAGtgatctttatttaattaatttatcgaTCATACATGATCATTCGACTCACCTAGATGCCCGGGGAGGTGTGAGAGGATGTACGAAAAACCACAATCAGTATGAAAGCCAATGCTAGCCTCCGGAGTTGCAAAAACCTAGCTCAATGTGTCGTAAACGAAATCATCAATATCCAAATGCGAGTATAGAGTAAATGGAAGAGAAGGATTGATTATACACGGTTTTTTCTGTGACGACGGAGAACTTCATTGGGACCATCAAGGATGCACCTCCACCCATGGAAATCCCATGAACTAGAGCAACCTTACACAgtcaataataaattagtgagtgTTACcattaattctaaatttttgACTAATATGTAGGGAGTTTCGACCGAAACCTGTGTTTTCTTATATGTATGGATGTGGTAACATAGCCAATACATTCGGTACACCACTTCAAGGCTCGGATCCTCTGGAAAACGAACAAAGGTAAACTTCTATCAGTTTTGTAGATATATAAAAAGCTAGAATAAGAATGTTTTTCCACTTACTCGACATTCTTCCATCATAAAACATTTTAAGATCCCCGCCAGCTGAGAAAGCCCGGCCAGATCCCTACAGACATACGAGAAGCTTTGAGCTTAAAAATCTTGGCTTTTTAGGTAAATTATTTCAGTTAGTTACACTGTTTTGGTTATGAACTGACCTTGATTAGTATCAGTTCTGCGTCGTCGTCTTTCTCCCACTTTTCCAATAGCCTCGCCAGCAACTCAACCTAGTCCAATTTATCCGACTTTTTTTAGGAAAGcattcaaatgaaaaaaaaggaatttaaGGTTTAATTTCCTTAAGTTACCACTTCAAATGAAATAACATTCAATCGTCGAGGCTGGTTCAAGGTGATCACTCTTACATGGCCGACTTCCTCACCTAGAACGACCTAAGCAAGACATTCAGATATCAACAGTTAACGAATCTCGGTAATTACTGAAAGAAGAGACTAATGTGCAATATAAGAGACTAGTGTACCTCTTCATCTGGATTTACAGCCACTTGTGCCATTGAAATTACACCGGCTTTACTCAACAAGATAAGAGAGGAAACACCTACAGTTTTCAGAAGGTTTAAGCCCAAGCAGAATTCACAAATCGAGGGAATATGTAAGTATATATGTGTATACATAAGTATAAGTCTATAACAAAGACACTAAACTACAATATACATATAGCACAGAGTGAATTAGACCACGTTTGCCGGCTGTACAATGCAGTATAAATCCAAGAAAGACTGAGGAACAATCATGTGGCATAGCTTCAATATGTTCAAAGGATCGGTTGGGAAATTAGTACCCATAACACAAGAAAAAGCAAATTACGAGTCTTGATACGCCATTCTAATATTCTTCACTTACATCTACGCGCAAGGAACACATGTATCATAGAGAGTTATTTAATTCCTCTCAATAAACAGGACTATCAACAAGCAAAGCAGAAACCAAACGTTTCCTCGTTAAAAGAGTTATTATTCACTAAACAATGCCATGGAAACAAAAACAACCATCAATAGATGGACAATCTAACACAAATCAGGAACATGTTCATACCAAACAATCACAAGACTGGTAATTTATTGTACATTTTATCCTTACATACTTCAAGCACAATAAAAAAGAGACAGCATTCTTCCTAATTTCAGTCAATTTAATCAATCAGAAATCTAACTATAACTGTGAAAAAACCCCTGCCATCTCCATCCTTCACAATCACAGTCCAACCAATAAACATGATACAAACATAAAACATCATGAATTCATGATCCCTTTTGTCTAATATCTTCCCAACAAAGAACTGCTCAAGCAATGACatcaattaagaaaataattcatcaGTCTTAGCtcaaagaagaaagaaaaaagttcaATCAGTAGAATGTGCAAAATCAGTGTATCAAGATTGAGTCTTTGACAGCTAAAATGTgtcaaaattcaagaaatctAACTATAACTGTGAAAAAACTCCAGCTATCTCATCCTTCACAATCACAGTCCAACCAATAAACATGATACAAACATAAAACATCgtgaaaataattcaatttagaaaataattcatcagtcaaagaaaaaagaaaaaagttcaAGCAGTCGAATGTGCAAAATCAGTGTACCAAGATTGAATCTTTGTCAGCTAAAATGtgtcaaaaatcaagaaactagtagaaaatcaagaaaaaaaatgaccCACTTCACCAAAATGAAGTGCAATTTAACTCGTGATTATTTCAGCGAAAAATTACTCACAGAATTATAAAAGGCAAATTCTGACACGGCTCTCTTTGACTGAACACTTGTTTAGACGAATTGAGGAGAAACTGCTGTGATCATAAAAGCTGATGATATGAGAATAGGAGTGTGGTAGTTGGGATTTTAGTGGTCTCAGCATCCAAGTTTGGTGAGTGAATGTTTTCTTCCTATTTTCCTTGTCCTACCTACTACcgcttttatatatatactcttgaCATATGTTTCGACTTTCGACTAGTGacattgctaactttcttcaattaataataaaatattaaaatattaatataaacatagttaatattttaatacactgggtatttaaaatgtcagcataatattttaatatgatcgtattgatatttttaatactctgcgtttatgagttagcaagttaccaatttaagaaaagttagcattGTAACGGACCCCTTCGACTATATTgctacttatttattttttaatatttaaatattatcattgatataaaaattttcaaattacatgaaaattaaagtttaatacattcttttaatgattttttaaatttataataattaatattattaataataaattttcatatgtactccctccgtccccaaagaacATGCATTTTGTGttcgacacgaattttaatataaaatttgtaaagtaagagagaggtagagatAAAAAGCAACTAAAGTACTGTGTGAAAAATGAGTCCCACctcattaaagagaaaagactttccaaaattaaaaaaatgtatattcttgtgagaCAACTGAAAAGGAATGGgtgcatatttttttgggacgaagggaggtACACAaaactaaatgcataaaataaataatgatacaGTAACGTGAACATCATTCTCTTACTCTCTTATTGTCAATATCGGTAATTTCGTAAAGATGTTGGACTCTTAGAAAAGGCCcaatatcaaataaatcataaaaccAGCCCGGGATCTTCTCTGGCCCATTTAGATACTAAATATACATTGGAATTAATTCAATGACTATTGTTCATAATTTAAACCGCCccttcaaataaaatactaataaaacaaaattcatcCACGTCAAATTGAGATACTATATTTCAGTTACAACTCCATATAACACGTTCacacccactttttcttctcgtGAATTCgaatgaaaagaaataaaaagtagaGAACCTTTTCTTAATTTGTACCAAAAGAAAGAACCACCTCAATTAAAGCCGGAACTGAAGAAGTACTCCTTATGTTTCATTCCCCGttttattagaaatgaaacattttcctttttggtctgtctcattaaaaatgaaacatttctaaaaatgaaaataatactctctatactttttctttcctattactttactctctcttcattaactcacaaaacaacaccaCACAAAATgccgtgccgaaaagcaagtgttgcatatttaatgggacggagagagtatattttttatgtccataaaaattagtactcctatcactttttcatctcaatttagttggagaatttctttttgacatacaaatttgaagataaaataagaataaatgaagataaaataagaagagaCAATAATATTAGagatttaaagaaaataaaatagaaaagtaaacaaagtaaaattgatttaatgttCATTTTTCGTCATAAAGAGAAATGACCCAACTAAATTAAGACATCTCgaacaaaattacaattcaaCATGAAGAAgcattatattattagtactacaaTTATAAATACAACCTCACAACATATTATCctcgatataaaataaaataaatccattCGTGTCCACCATTATACCCAACTTAAAATGTTTTCTAaactaataatatatcaattatttttattaaaactcgtgttacGCCCAATCAGCCATGACTATCCTAGATGACAGGTGGAACATATGAATCTTTCTCTAGCTTGTACAAGTGTAATCACTAATGCAACACATATAACTTCAGTTACAACTCCACCATCTATAATTACCTCAACCTCTTCTTCTCTCACTTCAAATTCAAACCCCAAAGATGGAGCTTTTCACATGCTCTATCTTGATTTCTTGTGCTCTAGTCTCAATCTTGTACATATGGAGGATCTTGAATTGGGTATGGTTCACCCCCAAAAGCATCGAAAGGCGCCTCCGCAGCCAAGGCTTCACCGGAAATCCTTACCGGATGATGACCGGAGATCTCAAAGAAATAGCCGTCCTCGCCAAAAACGCCCAGTCCCGATCTATGGAATTCACCAACGATATCATGCCTAGGGTTTATTTTGTCTTCCACAGAGCTTTCCAAAAGTTTGGTACTTACTCTCCTActcattattctatttaaaaatagaatattaaataaataagtttcaatttttcttaattgtaCGATTCTATGTACAAACAATGGTTTTGGTGatgtttaaaataatgtttagtTAGAATAGGAAACTAATCATTGACATCCTAAGTTAAAAGAGTCTTTTTggcaaaaattaattattttaatttctcttacACCatttatctactttattttatttcctattttattctcttacaATTATTTCATTAGGCAGTGCCAAACAAACATCTTCTTGGGACGAAATGGAataataagaaagaaaatatttattttaatgaaacacATCGTTTTGATCATCAAAAGATATCATTTTATACACGGACGACATAgtgtaaaaaaatttaaaattgttattttattagagTTAATAGCCtataaaatcacaaagtttGACCAAAGTTTTCTGATTTCATAGTCAATTAACCCATTGTAATATTCCATCTCTAGAACCTTTCTTATCAATCGGAATTCgactaaatttgataatttaaatgacaattatcTCTTCTatatcaattgagattttatgAAAATGGTGGGAATTGATTGGCAGGTAAGAAAAGCTTTGTGTGGTTCGGACCAAGGCCGGCACTGGTAATAACTGAGCCTGAAGTTGTAAGAGagattttgttgaagaattATATCTTCCAGAAGATTCCAGGAAGCCCATTGACTTCATTTCTAGGGAAGGGACTAGTGATGCTTGAGACTGAATTATGGGCCAAGCATAGGAAATTGATCAATCCAGCCTTCCAAGTTCAGAAACTAAAGGTGTGTCCTACCTACGGCGGTTCTGGTTTCGGTTCTGAGGATAATGGAACCGTAACCGGACCGACGTCCTTTTCGCgatgaattgtttttatagtACCGTTAAATATGGATCaaacatattattttggacaaaaaaatatcacacaAGGTTTTCTCTGCAGATGATCAATTTTGAACTTTagtctttttattattttaggtgCATTCTTTACGTGTCGGTCATATCCAACCCGAATCCAGATTCAACCCGGTTtaacttattcaatttttaattttttttccaaatttttttaaaaccacaTATTCTCTTAAGAATAACCAAAACTACTTTTAATCAAAGTGATTTTTTCAcaagaatataattatttgtagtACTTTCGTTTTcatttataacaataattgGTTTTGAGCAAGCaacttttattcaaaaattaatatattagcatgttgttttattttcttgctctGCTCAGCTTATGGTGGGATCATTTCACTTGAGCTGCACCAATATGCTGAAAAAATGGGACGAACTCGCAACGACCGGTGGCTCGATAGAGTTGGACGTATGGCCTTATCTGTCAGAGATGACGAGCGACGTGATTGCACGCGCTGCTTTCGGAAGTAGCTACAATCAGGGAGGGAGGATCTTCCACCTTCAAAAACAACAAGCCGAGAGCATCATTCAAGCCAATCGCTCTCTCCACTTTCCTGGATGGAGGTCCTCTcttcgtccacaaaaaatagtttttaatattttatttttattttgtcctTTCACTAGAAGTAatctcatttctatttataaaaatttactcaTAACCttctatctttcttacttACTGTAtcaattgtacattaaaattcgtgatGCTCCTCATTAATTAGACctatttttgtggacggaggtgCAGGTACTTCCCGACGAAAGAAAATAAGAGGTTGAAGAATATCACTGAAGAAATCGAATCGATATTTAGGAGCATTATCACTGCAAGAATGGAAGAAGAAGCCGGTGTCCGGGAAACGAACGACTTGTTGGGAGTACTATTGGAATCGAATGCCCgagaaatgaaagaaaacGGTGCCAAGTTTGGGATGAGCATGAAGGATGTGATAGAGGAGTGCAAGATCTTCTTCTTCGCCGGCCAGGACACCTCGGCCACTCTCCTCGTCTGGACAATGCTTCTACTTAGCAAGCACCAGGACTGGCAAGCCCGTGCCAGGGACGAGGTGTTGGAAGCTTTCGGGAAGAGGAAACCCGACTATGAAGAGCTAAGCCACCTCAAAATTGTGAGTATTTTATGTTATGctgcatattttatataagcACCACTCTCGTTTTAATCCACGTTAACCgctgtttgtttttttatgtaatacatttagtttaattctaatactttaaaaattattattaacattgttaattttataagttaaaataaaattggtaaagttgAAGACTGAAAATATGATTAAcgtattgttagtggaaacTGAATAGTGAGTAGGATATAGAAAGTGGGATggataaaaaaagtagtttatcatattaataaaaatagaaaaaggcttatttttgaaaactgactaaaatagaaaaataagacTACTGATTGTGAGACACGTGCAGGTGACCATGATCGTGCACGAGGTTCTGAGGCTGTACCCGCCGATAGTGATGCTGGCGCGCCTGACTGAAAAGGATGGCGCGTCAGGGAAGGTGAGGATACCGGCCGGGGTGCAGCTGATGCTGCCGGTGCTGCTGCTGCACCACGACCCGGAGATATGGGGGGAAGACGCGAAAGAGTTCAATCCGGAGAGGTTTGCACAGGGCGTGTCGGAGGCGACTAAAGGCCGGCTCACCTACTTGCCCTTCGGGTGGGGGCCGAGGGTTTGCATTGCGCAGAACTTTGCGCTGCTGCAGGCGAAGATGGCTCTGGCTACCATACTGCAGAACTACTCGTTCCGGCTGTCGCCTTCGTATTTGCACGCTCCTCATACAGTGGTGAGCCTCCAGCCTCAGTATGGGGCGCCCTTGTTTCTTACGAAGATTTGAGGTTGAGTTTGTGATCGTAACATTTGTTGGGTTCTTCGgttgtgtttgtttgtttgtttgtttgtttatgtCATTATTTATGGTTGTGACGATTCAGTAATTCAAAATTGCGTTGACATACTcatattattgtattgatatttttaatatcctaaagttaattactccctccgtccccgattaattgtcactctttgactgtgcacgggttttaagaaatgttaaaaaaagttggctgaaaaagttagtgtaatgtgagatccacttttttatattagttttataataaatgtgagtgaaatgagttagtagaatgtaggacatacttatcatttatggtaaaaatgaagtgtgacaaatATTGAGGGAatgaccgaaatggaaaagattgACAATTgatcagggacggaggtagtagttaCTTAAAGTTATCAAAATTAAGTTACTCATAGCTACtcttccaaataaaataatcttacaaTTTAATAGATgatatcatatgataatttctTATAACAACCAAACTGCACCTTAGTTGTTATATATGCTCTAACTtgtttttacatttaatttgcaaATTCAACACCCCCATTGTTAAAAGTGGAAGGTGAGTATATGTGCATAAAATTGTCTCATCTATTGATTAGAGGAAAAGTGACATGActcctaattaattagttgtaCCCTTTTCAGTTTGCATTTAGAGTGTATAGCAGCTACCTTAATTGCCTCATTTCGATTTAGCAGTCATATTTTTGGAGGTTCAATAATGGAGAATTGTTTTTAACTTGACACATTGACATAGTAGCTAGATAACATTTTCCCAATGAACCTTTATAAGGAGTATTTATCAAGTCAAATTTTAGTTTcctttatttttgaaatttattagtacttgttccatgttcatattttttgcaaCTAATTTTTGTTCCTAGTATTAGAGTGTAGCGGCGTCGCCAAATCGTACAACAATAAGCTAAGTCTCCTGTAGGATCAACATCAGCACTTATGATAATATGCTAATTCATCTAGTATTTCGAAAGtgagaatatataaataacttgATAAAAAGGACACGTGCATACGACACAAATTtcaatctttcatttttctctcttttgtacaattattgaaaacctttaaaatgcaatatgtACTCAccacatacatatatagatGACTCAAGAAACAAACAATTTACAAAGACAAACTAAGCCTCAAATCTTGGTAAGAATCAAGCGCGCTCCATGCTGAGGCTGAAGGCTCACGACCGTAAGAGGAGCGTGCAAATACGAAGGCGACAACCGGAACGAATAGTTCTGCAGTATGGTAGCCATTGTCATCTTCGTCTGCAGTATCGCGAAATTCTGCGCAATGCAACCCCTCGGCCCCCACCCGAACGGCAAGTAGGTGAGCTGGCCCTTTGTGGCCCCCGACACGCCCTGCGCAAACCTCTCCGGATTGAACTCTTTCGCGTCAGGTCCCCACGTCTAAACATCGTGATGCAGTAGTAGCACTGGCAGCATCAGCTGCACCCCGGCCGGTATGGTCACCTTCCCTGACGCGTCAGCCTTATCAGTGTGACGC is drawn from Salvia hispanica cultivar TCC Black 2014 chromosome 6, UniMelb_Shisp_WGS_1.0, whole genome shotgun sequence and contains these coding sequences:
- the LOC125191603 gene encoding 3-hydroxyisobutyryl-CoA hydrolase-like protein 5; its protein translation is MAQVAVNPDEEVVLGEEVGHVRVITLNQPRRLNVISFEVVELLARLLEKWEKDDDAELILIKGSGRAFSAGGDLKMFYDGRMSKDPSLEVVYRMYWLCYHIHTYKKTQVALVHGISMGGGASLMVPMKFSVVTEKTVFATPEASIGFHTDCGFSYILSHLPGHLGEFLGLTGARLNGAELVSAGLATHLVPSEKLPELQSRLMSLNSGDEHAVKSAIEEFSTSVEIDEQSILNKKAIIDECFAKDSVEEILISFEAEASKEGNGWIAPFLKGLKRSSPTALKITLQSIREGRKQTLAESMKKEFRVTMNILRTVISGDVYEGIRAVTIDKDNAPKWDPPTLDAVEAEKIEQVFQPFEEDLELNIPTGDEFRWQGKYEDSPYAA
- the LOC125196866 gene encoding cytochrome P450 CYP72A219-like, with protein sequence MELFTCSILISCALVSILYIWRILNWVWFTPKSIERRLRSQGFTGNPYRMMTGDLKEIAVLAKNAQSRSMEFTNDIMPRVYFVFHRAFQKFGKKSFVWFGPRPALVITEPEVVREILLKNYIFQKIPGSPLTSFLGKGLVMLETELWAKHRKLINPAFQVQKLKLMVGSFHLSCTNMLKKWDELATTGGSIELDVWPYLSEMTSDVIARAAFGSSYNQGGRIFHLQKQQAESIIQANRSLHFPGWRYFPTKENKRLKNITEEIESIFRSIITARMEEEAGVRETNDLLGVLLESNAREMKENGAKFGMSMKDVIEECKIFFFAGQDTSATLLVWTMLLLSKHQDWQARARDEVLEAFGKRKPDYEELSHLKIVTMIVHEVLRLYPPIVMLARLTEKDGASGKVRIPAGVQLMLPVLLLHHDPEIWGEDAKEFNPERFAQGVSEATKGRLTYLPFGWGPRVCIAQNFALLQAKMALATILQNYSFRLSPSYLHAPHTVVSLQPQYGAPLFLTKI